Genomic window (Dyadobacter fanqingshengii):
AGCGTAAAGTAAGCCAGACTCGTGCAGAAGCAATCGCTAAGAAAAACGCACCTCCTGTTGAAGAAGCTCCTGAAGTTGAAGAGGCGGAAGCGGCTGTTGACACAGTAACAGAAGAAGTTTCTAACGAAGTAGCGGCTGACGAAACAGCGGCTGACGAAACAGCGGTTGAGGAAACGGTAGCTGAGGAAGCGGCAGTTGCACCAGCACCTGTTGAAACGCCAGAAGCAGCTGCACCAGCACCAGTTGAAACTCCGGAAGTTGAAGCAGCGGCACCCGCACCAGCTGAAACGCCGGAAGTTGAAGCAGCAGCACCAGTTGAAGCTCCGGAAGCTGAGACTGCGACGCCAGTTGAAACTCCTGCGGCTGAGGCACCAGCATCTACTGAAACTCCTGAAACGGATGAATCAGCAGAGAAAAAAGCTGAGTAATTAGCTTCAAAATACATTGTTTATGAGTCTGTCGGTGATCCGTACAGACTCATATTGTTTTATACTTACACCATTATTTGATTAGCAGGTGACACAGGATAATTGTTATTTATTAGGTTATATCGTCCGCACACATGGAACAACGGGCAATGTTGTGATTTTCCTTGACGTGGATTATCCCGAAGAATATGAAGAGCTCGACGCAATTTACGTTGAAATAAAAGGAGAGCTGGTTCCATATTTTATAGAAAATTTCAACTTGCAAAAGCAGGCCAATGCAATTGTCAAGTTTGAGGATATTAATACAATAGAAAAAGCCCAGGCACTTGTTGGTAGCTCACTTTACCTCTCACTGGATGAATTGGAAGAGCTGAGTAATGAGGAGTTTTATTATCACGAGATCAAAGGCTTTACAGTTGTAGATCAAACAGCCGGCGAGCTTGGAACAGTGCGTGAAGTTTACTCGCTAAACGGCCAGGATCTGATCGCGATGGATTATCAGGGCGTAGAAGTGCTTATTCCAACGGCTGCTGACATTGTCTTGAAGGCCGACAAGGAGAACAAGCAACTGATGGTCAATCTGCCAGAAGGCTTATTGGAAGTATATCTTGACAATTCAGATTCTGAAAATACACCAGACGATGCGGATTGATATTATAACGTGCGTTCCCAATCTACTGGATAGCTTTTTTGCGCATTCCATCCTTAAACGCGCCCAGCGAGGCGGTTTTGTAGAGGTGATGGTGCATGACATCAGGGATTACTCGGTTAATAAGCACCGGACAATTGATGACTATGCATTTGGTGGAGGAGCTGGAATGGTGCTGCAAATTGAGCCGATTGCCCGTTGTATCCGCGGCCTGCAAAAGGAAAGGGAATATGAAGAAATCATTTATCTCACACCCGACGGTGAGCTAATGCAACAGCATATGGTGAACCAACTCTCTTTAAAAGGCAACATTATCATGTTATGTGGTCATTACAAAGGCGTTGATCAGCGTGTGCGGGATATGTTTATTACCAAAGAGGTTAGTATTGGCGACTATGTGCTGTCTGGGGGTGAACTGGCGGCAGCCGTACTTTCCGACGCCATTATCCGGTTGCTTCCGGGCGTTTTGAATGACGAAACTTCTGCATTAACCGACTCATTCCAAGATAACTTGCTGGCGCCGCCTGTCTACACCCGTCCTGCTGACTTTGAAGGGCATACGGTTCCTGAAATCCTGATGTCGGGGCACGAAGCTAAAATTGAGGAGTGGCGTTACGAGCAGTCCATTCATCGGACCAAAGAACGCAGGCCGGATTTGCTAAAACCTTAAAAATCAAGGCTGCAATTAATCCATTCGTTGTCGAAGTTGGTGCCGTATTTGCGGTAGAACCCAACGGCTGACGTATTCCAGTCCAGCACCTGCCATAGCATGCCTGTGCAGCCGGTTTGTTTGGCAGCAGCTACGGTTGCATCAAATAGTATCTTGCCAATACCATTGCCGCGCATGTCTTCGGTTACAATAATATCTTCCATATACAATCTCTTTCCCTTCCACGTCGAATAACGGTAATAGTATAGCGACATGCCAATGATTTTGGAATCCGACTCGGCAACAAAGAAGTCATACAGCTTTTCATTATAGTCCCGGGTCATTTTTTCAACATTGTTGGTGACCTGGTTCAAGGCACGTTCATAAAGGGCCAGTTCTTTCACTAACTCAAAAATTGCTGGGATGTCTTCTATTTTTCCTTGGCGGGTTGAGATTGTCATAATATCATTTATTTAATATTCTGAAAGAGGTTAAAATACACCATTTCCTACTGATTATCGGCGAAGTTTTCCCACTTTTCTAAAATAGTCTGAAAATTTACTGGAAGCGCTGTGTCGAATTGCATCCACTCTTTTGTCTTGGGATGAATGAATCCGAGCGATTTAGCATGTAATGCCTGCCCGGGAAGCAGTTCGAAAAGGTTTGTTACCATGGCCTTATAGCTGCCATTCGACGGCCCACGCAGGATTTTGTCCCCACCATAAACCGTATCATTAAAAATTGGATGGCCGATGTGCTGCATATGCGCCCGGATCTGGTGCGTTCGTCCTGTTTCAAGATTGCATTGAATCAATGTCACATAACGGAGCGATTTGATTGTCTTATAATGTGTTACTGCGTGTTTTCCCTGGCTTCCATCCGGGAAAATGTCCATCACGCGCCGGTCTCTTGCACTTCTCCCGATATGGCCAGTAATGGTGCCGGATTCCACTTTTGGCTCGCCCCAAATGAGTGCATTATAAGTCCTTTCAATGGTGTGATCTGAAAATTGTTTGGCTAAAAATGTCATCGCAAATTCTGTTTTTGCAATAACCAGCAAACCTGATGTGTCCTTATCAATGCGATGGACCAATCCGGGCCGTCCTTCGCCGTTTCTGCCCGTAGGAAGTTGCTGGAAGTGATAAACCAATGCATTAATGAGTGTTCCGGTCCAGTTTCCAAACGCTGGATGAACCACCATGCCGGTTGGCTTATTGACGATTAGCAACACTTCATCTTCATAAATAATGTCCAGCGGAATATTTTCGGGGATGATTTCGGTATCGCGCGGCGGTTCGGGAAGTGAGAGCGTGATGACATCCAGCGGTTTCACTTTATAACTCGCCTTGGTAATGTTGCCGTTCACCTTTACGGCTTCCGCATCAATTCCATTTTGTATTTTTGTCCGCGAAGCATTGGCCACATGGAGGCTCAAATATTTGTCCAGCCTGATTAATCCCTGACCTTTGTCAGCAACAATTCTGTAATGTTCAAATAAATCATCTTCTTCTGAGGCAATCTCAATATTGTCTTCGGACA
Coding sequences:
- the rimM gene encoding ribosome maturation factor RimM (Essential for efficient processing of 16S rRNA), which produces MTQDNCYLLGYIVRTHGTTGNVVIFLDVDYPEEYEELDAIYVEIKGELVPYFIENFNLQKQANAIVKFEDINTIEKAQALVGSSLYLSLDELEELSNEEFYYHEIKGFTVVDQTAGELGTVREVYSLNGQDLIAMDYQGVEVLIPTAADIVLKADKENKQLMVNLPEGLLEVYLDNSDSENTPDDAD
- a CDS encoding GNAT family N-acetyltransferase, yielding MTISTRQGKIEDIPAIFELVKELALYERALNQVTNNVEKMTRDYNEKLYDFFVAESDSKIIGMSLYYYRYSTWKGKRLYMEDIIVTEDMRGNGIGKILFDATVAAAKQTGCTGMLWQVLDWNTSAVGFYRKYGTNFDNEWINCSLDF
- the trmD gene encoding tRNA (guanosine(37)-N1)-methyltransferase TrmD; this translates as MRIDIITCVPNLLDSFFAHSILKRAQRGGFVEVMVHDIRDYSVNKHRTIDDYAFGGGAGMVLQIEPIARCIRGLQKEREYEEIIYLTPDGELMQQHMVNQLSLKGNIIMLCGHYKGVDQRVRDMFITKEVSIGDYVLSGGELAAAVLSDAIIRLLPGVLNDETSALTDSFQDNLLAPPVYTRPADFEGHTVPEILMSGHEAKIEEWRYEQSIHRTKERRPDLLKP
- a CDS encoding 30S ribosomal protein S16, which produces MAVKIRLARRGRKKKAIYDIVVADARAPRDGRFIEKLGIYNPGTNPASIVLESDKAVDWLLKGAQPTDTARSILQHEGVMLKKHLQVGVIKGAITQEVADSRFEEWKGSKTDRKATAADSITQKKDSDKQARLEAERKVSQTRAEAIAKKNAPPVEEAPEVEEAEAAVDTVTEEVSNEVAADETAADETAVEETVAEEAAVAPAPVETPEAAAPAPVETPEVEAAAPAPAETPEVEAAAPVEAPEAETATPVETPAAEAPASTETPETDESAEKKAE
- a CDS encoding RluA family pseudouridine synthase; translated protein: MSEDNIEIASEEDDLFEHYRIVADKGQGLIRLDKYLSLHVANASRTKIQNGIDAEAVKVNGNITKASYKVKPLDVITLSLPEPPRDTEIIPENIPLDIIYEDEVLLIVNKPTGMVVHPAFGNWTGTLINALVYHFQQLPTGRNGEGRPGLVHRIDKDTSGLLVIAKTEFAMTFLAKQFSDHTIERTYNALIWGEPKVESGTITGHIGRSARDRRVMDIFPDGSQGKHAVTHYKTIKSLRYVTLIQCNLETGRTHQIRAHMQHIGHPIFNDTVYGGDKILRGPSNGSYKAMVTNLFELLPGQALHAKSLGFIHPKTKEWMQFDTALPVNFQTILEKWENFADNQ